A genomic region of Streptomyces sp. R33 contains the following coding sequences:
- a CDS encoding dolichyl-phosphate-mannose--protein mannosyltransferase, whose amino-acid sequence MTSTATPPPSPAGAPPAPPAGREEQPSTWLRRLRSFGYAPPADARRRPDVRTRLMPPYARPSEQLWTALGVPPSAVGAWQRVLAWAGPLLVALVAGVLRFAHLGSPKAVIFDETYYAKDAWATIRQGYEASWPKDIDKSILANPDGISLPLDPGYVVHPPVGKWVIGLGEWMFGFTPFGWRFMTAVLGTLSVLMLCRIGRRLFRSTFLGCLAGALLAVDGLHLVMSRTALLDLVLMFFVLAAFGALLVDRDRARARLADALPVDEEGRTLPDVAVAETLRLGWRPYRILAGVCLGLAFGTKWNGLIVLAFFGVLTVLWDAAARRTAGAGAPYAAMLRRDALPGFLSTVPVAIAVYVASWTGWILSPDNGKGGYFRDWAAKNDQGSSLSFLPEWLRSLWHYETEVYKFHVGLTSGHTYESNPWSWLVLGRPVSYFYESPDPGADGCPATEAGKCAREVLALGTPMLWWAGCFALLYVLWRWFFRRDWRAGAIACALAAGLLPWFNYQERTIFFFYAVVFVPYLCLAVAMMIGALLGPSGSTERRRALGAIAAGVLVLLIVWNFIYFWPIYTGQTLPMDSWRNRMWLDSWV is encoded by the coding sequence GTGACCAGTACCGCGACGCCGCCGCCCAGCCCCGCGGGGGCTCCGCCCGCCCCTCCGGCGGGGCGCGAAGAACAGCCGTCCACCTGGCTGCGCCGGCTGCGCAGCTTCGGCTACGCGCCGCCCGCCGACGCCCGGCGGCGCCCGGACGTCCGCACCCGTCTGATGCCCCCGTACGCCCGACCCTCAGAGCAGTTGTGGACCGCGCTCGGGGTCCCGCCCTCCGCGGTGGGCGCGTGGCAGCGGGTGCTGGCGTGGGCGGGGCCGTTGTTGGTGGCGCTGGTGGCCGGCGTGCTGCGCTTCGCGCACCTGGGCAGCCCGAAGGCGGTGATATTCGACGAGACGTACTACGCCAAGGACGCCTGGGCCACGATCCGGCAGGGCTACGAGGCGAGCTGGCCCAAGGACATCGACAAGTCGATCCTCGCCAACCCCGACGGGATCTCCCTCCCGCTGGACCCCGGCTACGTCGTGCACCCGCCGGTCGGCAAGTGGGTCATCGGGCTCGGCGAGTGGATGTTCGGCTTCACGCCGTTCGGCTGGCGGTTCATGACGGCCGTGCTCGGCACCCTGTCGGTGCTGATGCTGTGCCGGATCGGCCGCCGCCTGTTCCGCTCCACCTTCCTGGGCTGCCTGGCGGGCGCGCTGCTGGCGGTGGACGGCCTGCACCTGGTGATGAGCCGGACCGCGCTGCTCGACCTGGTGCTGATGTTCTTCGTGCTCGCCGCGTTCGGGGCGCTGCTCGTCGACCGGGACCGGGCCCGGGCCAGACTCGCCGACGCGCTCCCGGTGGACGAGGAGGGGCGCACCCTCCCGGACGTCGCCGTCGCCGAAACGCTGCGCCTGGGCTGGCGCCCGTACCGGATCCTGGCGGGCGTGTGCCTCGGCCTGGCCTTCGGCACGAAGTGGAACGGCCTGATCGTGCTGGCCTTCTTCGGCGTGCTGACCGTCCTGTGGGACGCGGCCGCGCGCCGCACCGCGGGCGCGGGCGCCCCGTACGCGGCGATGCTGCGCCGCGACGCGCTGCCGGGCTTCCTGTCGACGGTGCCGGTGGCGATCGCGGTGTACGTGGCCTCCTGGACCGGCTGGATCCTGTCGCCCGACAACGGCAAGGGCGGTTACTTCCGGGACTGGGCGGCGAAGAACGACCAGGGCAGTTCGCTGTCGTTCCTGCCGGAGTGGCTGCGCAGCCTGTGGCATTACGAGACCGAGGTCTACAAGTTCCACGTCGGCCTGACGTCGGGTCACACGTACGAGTCGAACCCGTGGAGCTGGCTGGTCCTGGGCCGTCCCGTCTCCTACTTCTACGAGTCCCCCGACCCGGGTGCGGACGGCTGCCCGGCGACGGAGGCGGGCAAGTGCGCGCGTGAGGTGCTGGCCCTGGGCACCCCGATGCTGTGGTGGGCCGGCTGCTTCGCGCTGCTGTACGTGCTGTGGCGGTGGTTCTTCCGGCGCGACTGGCGGGCGGGCGCGATCGCGTGCGCGCTGGCTGCGGGCCTGCTGCCCTGGTTCAACTACCAGGAGCGGACCATCTTCTTCTTCTATGCGGTGGTCTTCGTCCCGTACCTGTGCCTGGCGGTGGCGATGATGATCGGCGCTCTGCTGGGCCCGTCGGGCTCGACGGAACGCAGACGCGCGCTGGGTGCGATCGCGGCGGGCGTGCTGGTCCTCCTCATCGTCTGGAACTTCATCTATTTCTGGCCGATCTACACGGGCCAGACGCTCCCGATGGACTCCTGGCGCAACCGCATGTGGCTGGACAGCTGGGTCTAG
- the rsmI gene encoding 16S rRNA (cytidine(1402)-2'-O)-methyltransferase, with translation MTTDQPSGSGTASSTSSSAGVLVLAGTPIGDLADAPPRLAAELERADVVAAEDTRRLRRLTQGLGVHTTGRVVSYFEGNESARTPELVEALEDGKRVLLVTDAGMPSVSDPGYRLVAAAVEKDIKVTAVPGPSAVLTALALSGLPVDRFCFEGFLPRKAGERLGRLREVEGERRTLVYFEAPHRLDDTLAAMAEVFGADRRAAVCRELTKTYEEVKRGGLGELAAWAAEGVRGEITVVVEGAPAAGPGDVDAEELVRRVRVREEAGERRKEAIAAVAAEAGVPKREVFDAVVAAKNAAQKVL, from the coding sequence GTGACGACTGACCAGCCCTCCGGCTCCGGAACCGCCTCCTCGACCTCCTCCTCCGCAGGCGTGCTCGTGCTCGCCGGCACCCCGATCGGCGATCTCGCCGACGCCCCGCCCCGGCTCGCGGCCGAGCTCGAGCGGGCCGACGTGGTCGCCGCCGAGGACACCCGGCGGCTGCGCCGGCTGACCCAGGGGCTCGGCGTGCACACCACCGGGCGCGTCGTCTCGTACTTCGAGGGCAACGAGTCGGCGCGCACCCCGGAGCTGGTCGAGGCGCTGGAGGACGGCAAGCGGGTGCTGCTGGTGACCGACGCCGGCATGCCGTCCGTCTCCGACCCCGGCTACCGGCTGGTCGCCGCCGCCGTGGAGAAGGACATCAAGGTCACCGCCGTGCCCGGGCCGTCCGCCGTGCTCACCGCGCTCGCCCTGTCGGGGCTGCCGGTGGACCGCTTCTGCTTCGAGGGGTTCCTGCCGCGCAAGGCGGGCGAGCGCCTCGGCCGGCTCCGCGAGGTCGAGGGCGAGCGCCGCACGCTCGTCTACTTCGAGGCCCCGCACCGGCTCGACGACACCCTGGCCGCGATGGCCGAGGTCTTCGGCGCCGACCGGCGGGCCGCCGTGTGCCGCGAGCTGACCAAGACGTACGAGGAGGTCAAGCGCGGCGGGCTCGGCGAGCTGGCGGCCTGGGCCGCCGAGGGGGTGCGCGGGGAGATCACCGTCGTCGTGGAGGGCGCCCCGGCGGCCGGGCCCGGAGACGTGGACGCCGAGGAGCTGGTGCGCAGGGTGCGGGTGCGCGAGGAGGCCGGGGAGCGGCGGAAGGAGGCCATCGCGGCGGTCGCGGCCGAGGCCGGAGTACCCAAGCGGGAGGTCTTCGACGCAGTGGTTGCGGCAAAGAATGCGGCTCAAAAGGTGCTGTAA
- a CDS encoding TatD family hydrolase produces MSTAAKDASKDTPPPLPEPLRVAVADSHTHLDMQGGTVEEGLAKAASVGVTTVVQVGCDVKGSRWAAETAAAYENVHAAVALHPNEAPRIVHGDPDGWSRQGARAGGGEAALDEALAEIEELAKLAHVKAVGETGLDHFRTGPEGMAAQERSFRAHIEIAKRQGKALVIHDRDAHADVLRILREEGAPERTVFHCYSGDADMARECAAAGYYMSFAGTVTFKNARPLREALAVAPAELVLVETDAPYLTPAPYRGRPNAPYLIPLTVRAMAAVRGIDEDAMATALAANTARAFDY; encoded by the coding sequence ATGAGCACTGCCGCCAAGGACGCCTCCAAGGACACCCCGCCGCCGCTGCCCGAACCCCTGCGGGTGGCGGTCGCGGACTCCCACACCCACCTCGACATGCAGGGCGGAACCGTCGAGGAGGGCCTCGCCAAGGCCGCCTCGGTCGGCGTGACCACCGTCGTCCAGGTGGGCTGCGACGTGAAGGGCTCCCGCTGGGCGGCCGAGACCGCCGCAGCGTACGAGAACGTCCACGCGGCCGTGGCCCTTCACCCGAACGAAGCCCCCCGCATCGTGCACGGGGACCCCGACGGCTGGTCCCGGCAGGGCGCGCGCGCCGGGGGCGGCGAGGCCGCGCTCGACGAGGCGCTGGCCGAGATCGAGGAGCTCGCGAAGCTCGCCCACGTGAAGGCCGTCGGCGAGACCGGGCTCGACCACTTCCGCACCGGGCCCGAGGGGATGGCCGCGCAGGAGCGTTCCTTCCGCGCGCACATCGAGATCGCGAAGCGACAGGGCAAGGCCCTGGTCATCCATGACCGCGATGCCCACGCGGACGTCCTGCGCATCCTGCGCGAGGAGGGCGCACCCGAGCGCACCGTCTTCCACTGCTACTCCGGGGACGCCGACATGGCCCGCGAATGCGCCGCCGCCGGGTACTACATGTCCTTCGCCGGGACCGTGACGTTCAAGAACGCCCGGCCCCTTCGCGAGGCCCTCGCCGTGGCCCCGGCGGAGCTGGTGCTCGTCGAGACGGACGCCCCGTACCTCACCCCCGCGCCGTACCGCGGACGGCCCAACGCGCCGTACCTCATTCCGCTGACCGTACGGGCGATGGCGGCGGTACGGGGGATCGACGAGGACGCGATGGCCACCGCCCTGGCGGCGAACACGGCGCGGGCCTTCGACTACTAG
- a CDS encoding ubiquitin-like domain-containing protein, whose protein sequence is MGAATRQGLGAGLGIPAVPAGTGRRRRTAPAGTAAGRDSWRRIVPQALVVAFLAGGTTAFVAADKSVRLTVDGKPRTLHTFADDVEELLGAEGVGVGPHDLVAPARGEALDDGDEIVVRYGRPVRLTLDGQSRQVWTTAGTVEGALRQFGIRVEGAYLSAARTAPVPRAGLTLAVRTERSVTFMADGRESTIRTNAATIQEALGQAGITLQGQDTTSVPPASFPRDGQTVTVLRITGIREVREERIPYETEKTEDDGLFAGTEVVERAGRPGARRVTYALRTVNGVRQKPRKIAEEIVREPVTQLVKVGTKPLPTSVSGADGLDWGALAQCESGGRPAATDASGTYGGLYQFDVRTWQSLGGSGRPQDAPGAEQTYRAKKLYVQRGATPWPHCGRRLYR, encoded by the coding sequence ATCGGCGCAGCCACCCGACAAGGCCTCGGCGCCGGCCTGGGCATCCCGGCCGTCCCCGCCGGGACCGGCCGGCGGCGCCGCACCGCCCCCGCCGGGACGGCCGCGGGCCGGGACAGCTGGCGGCGGATCGTCCCCCAGGCGCTCGTCGTCGCCTTCCTGGCCGGCGGCACCACGGCCTTCGTCGCCGCCGACAAGTCGGTACGCCTCACCGTGGACGGGAAGCCCAGGACGCTGCACACCTTCGCCGACGACGTCGAAGAACTCCTCGGCGCCGAAGGGGTCGGCGTCGGCCCCCACGACCTCGTCGCCCCCGCCCGCGGCGAGGCCCTCGACGACGGCGACGAGATCGTCGTCCGCTACGGCCGCCCCGTGCGCCTGACCCTCGACGGACAGAGCCGCCAGGTGTGGACCACCGCCGGCACCGTCGAGGGCGCGCTGCGCCAGTTCGGCATCCGCGTCGAGGGCGCGTACCTCTCCGCCGCGCGCACCGCCCCCGTGCCCCGCGCCGGCCTCACCCTCGCCGTCCGCACCGAACGCAGCGTCACCTTCATGGCGGACGGCCGCGAAAGCACCATCCGCACCAACGCCGCCACCATCCAGGAGGCCCTCGGCCAGGCCGGGATCACCCTCCAGGGCCAGGACACCACCTCCGTCCCGCCCGCCTCCTTCCCGCGCGACGGGCAGACCGTCACCGTGCTGCGCATCACCGGCATCCGCGAGGTCCGCGAGGAGCGCATCCCGTACGAGACCGAGAAGACCGAGGACGACGGCCTGTTCGCCGGCACCGAGGTCGTCGAGCGGGCGGGCCGCCCCGGAGCGCGCCGGGTCACCTACGCCCTGCGCACCGTCAACGGGGTCCGGCAGAAGCCCCGCAAGATCGCCGAGGAGATCGTCCGCGAGCCCGTCACCCAGCTGGTCAAGGTCGGCACGAAGCCGCTGCCGACCTCGGTCTCCGGGGCGGACGGCCTCGACTGGGGGGCCCTGGCCCAGTGCGAATCCGGCGGCCGCCCCGCAGCCACCGACGCCTCGGGCACCTACGGCGGCCTGTACCAGTTCGACGTCCGCACCTGGCAGAGCCTCGGCGGCTCCGGCCGCCCCCAGGACGCCCCGGGCGCGGAACAGACGTACCGGGCGAAGAAGCTCTACGTACAAAGGGGCGCGACCCCCTGGCCCCACTGCGGCCGTAGGCTTTACCGGTGA
- the rsmA gene encoding 16S rRNA (adenine(1518)-N(6)/adenine(1519)-N(6))-dimethyltransferase RsmA has product MSTAEQQPEPSTSTPPDALLGPAEIRELAAVLGVRPTKQKGQNFVIDANTVRRIVRTAEVRPDDVVVEVGPGLGSLTLALLEAADRVTAVEIDDILAAALPATIEARMPARKDRFALVHSDAMLVEELPGPPPTALVANLPYNVAVPVLLTMLDRFPTIERTLVMVQAEVADRLAAEPGNKVYGVPSVKANWYAHVKRAGSIGRKVFWPAPNVDSGLVSLVRRTEPIKTTATKAEVFAVVDAAFAQRRKTLRAALAGWAGSAAGAEAALVAAGVSPQARGESLTVEEFAAIAEHKPAQERPAL; this is encoded by the coding sequence GTGAGCACCGCAGAGCAGCAGCCCGAGCCTTCGACCAGCACGCCCCCCGACGCCCTTCTCGGCCCGGCAGAGATCCGGGAGCTGGCCGCCGTACTCGGCGTACGGCCGACGAAGCAGAAGGGGCAGAACTTCGTCATCGACGCCAACACGGTGCGCCGGATCGTGCGCACCGCCGAGGTGCGGCCCGACGACGTGGTCGTCGAGGTCGGGCCGGGGCTGGGGTCGCTGACGCTCGCGCTGCTGGAGGCCGCCGACCGGGTCACCGCCGTCGAGATCGACGACATCCTGGCCGCGGCGCTGCCCGCCACCATCGAGGCGCGGATGCCCGCGCGCAAGGACCGCTTCGCGCTGGTGCACTCCGACGCGATGCTCGTGGAGGAGCTGCCGGGCCCGCCGCCCACCGCGCTCGTCGCGAACCTGCCGTACAACGTGGCCGTGCCGGTGCTGCTGACCATGCTGGACCGCTTCCCGACCATCGAGCGCACGCTGGTGATGGTGCAGGCGGAGGTCGCCGACCGGCTGGCCGCCGAGCCGGGCAACAAGGTCTACGGGGTGCCCTCCGTCAAGGCGAACTGGTACGCGCACGTCAAGCGCGCCGGGTCCATCGGCCGCAAGGTCTTCTGGCCCGCGCCGAACGTGGACTCGGGCCTGGTGTCGCTGGTGCGGCGGACCGAGCCGATCAAGACGACCGCCACGAAGGCGGAGGTCTTCGCCGTCGTGGACGCGGCCTTCGCGCAGCGCCGCAAGACGCTGCGCGCCGCGCTGGCCGGCTGGGCCGGCTCGGCGGCGGGCGCCGAGGCGGCGCTGGTCGCCGCCGGGGTCTCCCCGCAGGCGCGCGGCGAGTCGCTGACGGTGGAGGAGTTCGCAGCGATCGCCGAGCACAAGCCCGCGCAGGAGAGGCCCGCGCTGTGA
- a CDS encoding 4-(cytidine 5'-diphospho)-2-C-methyl-D-erythritol kinase, with translation MTGTTSVTVRVPAKVNVQLAVGAARPDGFHDLANVFLAVSLYDEVTATPADGLTVTCAGPDADQVPLDRTNLAARAAEILAARAGIEPAVHLHIAKNIPVAGGMAGGSADGAAALLACDTLWGLNTPRAQLLDICAELGSDVPFSLVGGAALGTGRGELLTPVEAGTFHWVFAVADGGLSTPAVFREFDRLAEGTQIPQPDASPALLAALASGDADALAATLANDLQPAALSLRPQLAATLAAGTDGGALAALVSGSGPTTAFLCRNAESAEKVAAALSASGTCRATRVASSPAPGATVLPS, from the coding sequence GTGACCGGGACGACGAGCGTGACCGTACGGGTCCCCGCGAAGGTCAACGTCCAGCTGGCGGTGGGCGCGGCGCGGCCGGACGGCTTCCACGACCTGGCCAACGTCTTCCTCGCCGTGTCGCTGTACGACGAGGTGACGGCCACCCCGGCCGACGGGCTGACGGTCACCTGCGCCGGACCGGACGCGGACCAGGTCCCGCTGGACCGGACGAACCTGGCGGCGCGGGCCGCCGAGATCCTCGCGGCCCGGGCCGGGATCGAACCCGCCGTCCACCTCCACATCGCGAAGAACATCCCGGTCGCGGGCGGCATGGCGGGCGGCAGCGCGGACGGCGCGGCGGCCCTGCTGGCCTGCGACACCCTGTGGGGTCTGAACACCCCGCGGGCGCAGCTCCTCGACATCTGCGCGGAGCTCGGCAGCGACGTCCCCTTCAGCCTGGTCGGCGGCGCAGCGCTCGGCACCGGCCGCGGTGAGCTGCTCACCCCGGTCGAGGCGGGCACGTTCCACTGGGTGTTCGCGGTGGCCGACGGCGGGCTGTCGACTCCCGCGGTGTTCCGCGAGTTCGACCGCCTCGCGGAGGGTACGCAGATCCCGCAGCCCGACGCCTCCCCGGCGCTCCTGGCGGCCCTGGCCTCCGGCGACGCGGACGCCCTCGCCGCGACCCTGGCCAACGACCTCCAGCCCGCGGCGCTCTCGCTGCGCCCGCAGCTCGCCGCGACGCTGGCGGCGGGCACCGACGGCGGTGCGCTCGCCGCGCTGGTCTCCGGCTCGGGGCCCACGACGGCGTTCCTGTGCCGGAACGCGGAGTCCGCCGAGAAGGTGGCGGCCGCCCTGTCCGCGTCCGGGACGTGCCGTGCCACGCGCGTGGCGTCCAGCCCGGCCCCGGGAGCCACGGTCCTGCCGTCCTGA
- a CDS encoding acyltransferase, protein MTATARAMADATPADRDRYVDLLRVASLGTVLLGHWLMAAVSSDGIGNLLALVPALQVLTWGLQIMPVFFFVGGFSHALSYRSLARKAEGRPLYAAFLRARLQRLLRPTLVFVLVWTAAALAVQLAGGGDGRLTGAALRLVTQPLWFIGIYLAMVAFTPALLKLHQRWGWGAFALLAGAAAAVDVLRFALAVPYVEFLNFAFVWLAVHQLGFLRADGRITRPGLLAAAGLTGAVLLVAYGPYPLSMVGMPGEKVSNMAPPTLALLAHGMWLVGAVQLLARPAGAWLARPRVWRGVVAANGGAMTAFLWHLTAMLAVYAAQLALGIALPEPASAAWWAQVPLRLLAAAGLTAVLVALFRRFEAPVRGAAEPGSGPLAALGITLCLLGILGLSSTGLGGLLEGHSATLIALPVTAPAAIAMALGGWLLVERSGAARRVRLGG, encoded by the coding sequence ATGACAGCCACCGCACGGGCCATGGCCGACGCCACCCCCGCCGACCGCGACCGGTACGTCGACCTGCTGCGGGTCGCCTCGCTCGGGACCGTGCTCCTCGGGCACTGGCTCATGGCCGCCGTCAGCAGCGACGGCATAGGGAACCTGCTCGCCCTCGTCCCCGCGCTCCAGGTGCTCACCTGGGGCCTGCAGATCATGCCGGTGTTCTTCTTCGTCGGCGGGTTCTCGCACGCCCTGTCGTACCGGTCCCTCGCGAGGAAGGCCGAAGGGCGGCCCCTCTACGCCGCCTTCCTGCGGGCCCGGCTCCAGCGGCTGCTGCGCCCCACCCTCGTCTTCGTCCTCGTCTGGACCGCCGCGGCGCTGGCCGTGCAGCTCGCCGGCGGCGGGGACGGGCGGCTGACCGGGGCCGCCCTGCGGCTGGTCACCCAGCCGCTGTGGTTCATCGGGATCTACCTCGCCATGGTCGCCTTCACCCCGGCCCTGCTGAAGCTCCACCAGCGGTGGGGCTGGGGGGCGTTCGCCCTCCTCGCGGGGGCCGCCGCCGCCGTCGACGTACTCCGCTTCGCGCTCGCCGTCCCGTACGTCGAGTTCCTGAACTTCGCCTTCGTCTGGCTCGCCGTGCACCAGCTCGGCTTCCTGCGCGCCGACGGGCGGATCACCCGCCCCGGCCTGCTCGCCGCCGCCGGGCTCACCGGCGCGGTGCTGCTCGTCGCGTACGGCCCCTACCCGCTCTCCATGGTCGGGATGCCGGGCGAGAAGGTCTCCAACATGGCCCCGCCCACCCTCGCCCTGCTGGCGCACGGGATGTGGCTCGTCGGCGCCGTGCAGCTGCTCGCCCGCCCCGCCGGCGCCTGGCTGGCCCGGCCCCGGGTCTGGCGCGGGGTCGTCGCCGCCAACGGGGGCGCCATGACCGCCTTCCTCTGGCACCTCACCGCCATGCTCGCCGTGTACGCGGCCCAGCTCGCGCTCGGCATCGCGCTCCCCGAACCCGCCTCCGCCGCCTGGTGGGCCCAGGTGCCGCTGCGGCTGCTCGCCGCCGCCGGGCTGACGGCCGTACTGGTCGCCCTGTTCCGCAGGTTCGAAGCCCCGGTGCGAGGGGCCGCCGAGCCCGGCAGCGGGCCGCTCGCCGCCCTCGGCATCACCCTCTGCCTGCTCGGCATCCTCGGCCTGTCCAGCACCGGGCTCGGCGGCCTCCTCGAAGGCCACAGCGCCACCCTGATCGCCCTTCCGGTCACCGCGCCCGCCGCGATCGCCATGGCGCTGGGCGGCTGGCTCCTGGTGGAACGTTCCGGAGCGGCCCGGAGGGTTAGGCTGGGGGGCTGA
- a CDS encoding ABC-F family ATP-binding cassette domain-containing protein: MAVNLVNVEAVSKVYGTRTLLDGISLGVSEGDRIGVVGRNGDGKTTLIRMLAKLEEPDTGRVTQSGGLRMGVLTQHDSLDPAATIRHEIIRDMADHEWAGNAKIRDVLTGLFGGLDLPGFGQGLDTVIGPLSGGERRRIALAKLLIADQDLLVLDEPTNHLDVEGISWLAKHLQERRSALVCVTHDRWFLDQVCTRMWDVQRGSVFEYEGGYSDYVFARAERDRIAATEESKRQNLMRKELAWLRRGAPARTSKPRYRIEAANELIADVPPPRDKSELMKFANARLGKTVFDLENVTVQAGPKTLLKHLTWHLGPGDRVGLVGVNGAGKTSLLRALAEAARTQGDVQPAAGSVTVGKTVKLAYLSQEVGELDPSLRVLEAVQRVRDRVDLGKGREMTAGQLCEQFGFTKEKQWTPVGDLSGGERRRLQILRLLMDEPNVLFLDEPTNDLDIETLTQLEDLLDGWPGSMIVISHDRFFIERTTDTVMALLGDASLRMLPRGLDEYLERRQKMIEAAAPAPAPAAAKSTASGDSRAAKKELQKIERQLNKMADRETNLHAQIAENATDFDKVAKLDAELRELISDRDELEMRWLELAEDA, translated from the coding sequence ATGGCCGTCAATCTGGTCAATGTCGAGGCAGTCAGCAAGGTGTACGGCACCCGTACCCTGCTCGACGGCATCTCCCTCGGCGTGTCCGAGGGGGACCGGATCGGTGTCGTGGGCCGCAACGGCGACGGCAAGACCACCCTCATCCGCATGCTCGCCAAGCTCGAGGAGCCCGACACCGGCCGGGTCACCCAGAGCGGCGGCCTGCGCATGGGCGTGCTCACCCAGCACGACTCCCTCGACCCCGCGGCGACCATCCGCCACGAGATCATCCGGGACATGGCCGACCACGAGTGGGCCGGCAACGCCAAGATCCGCGACGTGCTGACCGGACTCTTCGGCGGCCTCGACCTCCCCGGCTTCGGCCAGGGCCTCGACACCGTCATCGGCCCGCTCTCCGGCGGTGAGCGCCGCCGCATCGCGCTCGCCAAGCTGCTCATCGCCGACCAGGACCTGCTCGTCCTCGACGAGCCCACCAACCACCTCGACGTCGAGGGCATCTCCTGGCTGGCCAAGCACCTCCAGGAGCGCCGCTCCGCGCTCGTCTGCGTCACCCACGACCGCTGGTTCCTCGACCAGGTGTGCACCCGCATGTGGGACGTGCAGCGCGGCTCCGTGTTCGAGTACGAGGGCGGCTACAGCGACTACGTCTTCGCCCGCGCCGAGCGCGACCGCATCGCCGCCACGGAGGAGTCCAAGCGGCAGAACCTGATGCGCAAGGAGCTGGCCTGGCTGCGCCGCGGCGCCCCCGCCCGGACCTCCAAGCCGCGCTACCGCATCGAGGCCGCCAACGAGCTCATCGCAGACGTGCCGCCGCCGCGCGACAAGTCCGAGCTGATGAAGTTCGCCAACGCCCGCCTCGGCAAGACCGTCTTCGACCTGGAGAACGTCACCGTCCAGGCCGGCCCCAAGACCCTGCTCAAGCACCTCACCTGGCACCTCGGCCCCGGCGACCGCGTCGGCCTCGTCGGCGTCAACGGGGCGGGCAAGACCTCCCTGTTGCGCGCGCTCGCGGAGGCGGCCCGCACCCAGGGCGACGTCCAGCCGGCCGCCGGCAGCGTCACCGTCGGCAAGACGGTCAAGCTGGCCTACCTCTCCCAGGAGGTCGGCGAACTCGACCCGTCCCTGCGGGTCCTTGAGGCGGTGCAGCGCGTACGCGACCGCGTCGACCTCGGCAAGGGCCGCGAGATGACGGCCGGTCAGCTGTGCGAGCAGTTCGGTTTCACCAAGGAGAAGCAGTGGACGCCCGTCGGCGACCTCTCCGGCGGTGAGCGGCGCCGGCTGCAGATCCTGCGGCTGCTGATGGACGAGCCCAACGTGCTCTTCCTCGACGAGCCCACCAACGACCTCGACATCGAGACCCTCACCCAGCTCGAGGACCTCCTCGACGGCTGGCCGGGCTCGATGATCGTGATCTCCCACGACCGGTTCTTCATCGAGCGCACCACCGACACGGTGATGGCGCTGCTGGGCGACGCCAGCCTGCGGATGCTGCCGCGCGGTCTCGACGAGTACCTGGAGCGCCGGCAGAAGATGATCGAGGCGGCCGCCCCGGCGCCCGCCCCGGCCGCCGCCAAGTCGACGGCCTCCGGAGACTCGCGCGCGGCGAAGAAGGAGCTCCAGAAGATCGAGCGCCAGCTCAACAAGATGGCGGACCGCGAGACGAACCTGCACGCCCAGATCGCCGAGAACGCCACCGATTTCGACAAGGTCGCGAAGCTCGACGCGGAACTGCGCGAACTCATCTCGGACCGGGACGAGTTGGAGATGCGCTGGCTCGAGCTGGCCGAGGACGCCTAG